From Deinococcus betulae, one genomic window encodes:
- the secY gene encoding preprotein translocase subunit SecY, with protein MLRAFRDAFRIPELRRKIVFTLLLLAVYRLGSSIPTPGVNGAALSNADSAGLFGLISMISGGNLSQFSIFALGVLPYITASIVIQLMTTTIPALEKLSKEGEEGRKKINQYTRYAAVGLGAVQALFFALYINANPSFIAVGWTPGLFTIIVMVLTQVAGVAFTMWLGERMTEVGVGNGISLIITAGIIAMYPGEIANTAALVRADPDGNWLLRLLAFGAVVLVTIAGIVYVYQAERRVPVTYARARGGAAGQARGAGQATWLPIKVNQAGVIPVIFASAMLIIPNLIASATAERAPQVNAFIQTYLTFGQPGYIALEALLIFGFTYLYNSVQFDPKRIAEQLREAGGFIPGVRPGTPTAEFLGTISSRLSLWGAIFLVVLTVLPQLVQSATNITTFQFSGTGLLIIVGVALETLKQLEAQLTVRRYDGFISKGRIRGRMNRDN; from the coding sequence AGGGGTGAACGGGGCCGCGCTGAGTAACGCAGACTCAGCCGGCCTTTTTGGCCTGATCAGCATGATTTCGGGCGGCAATCTTTCGCAGTTCTCGATCTTCGCGCTGGGCGTGCTGCCGTACATCACGGCCAGCATCGTCATTCAGCTGATGACGACCACCATCCCGGCCCTGGAGAAACTCTCCAAGGAAGGGGAAGAAGGCCGCAAGAAAATCAACCAGTACACCCGCTACGCGGCGGTGGGGCTGGGCGCGGTGCAGGCGCTGTTTTTCGCGCTGTACATCAATGCCAACCCCAGCTTTATTGCTGTGGGCTGGACGCCAGGGCTGTTTACCATCATCGTGATGGTGCTGACCCAGGTGGCGGGCGTGGCCTTTACCATGTGGCTCGGCGAGCGCATGACCGAAGTCGGCGTGGGCAACGGCATCAGCCTGATTATCACCGCCGGGATTATCGCCATGTACCCCGGCGAGATTGCCAATACGGCGGCGCTGGTGCGCGCTGATCCGGACGGCAACTGGCTGCTGCGCCTGCTGGCCTTTGGCGCCGTGGTGCTGGTGACCATTGCGGGCATCGTGTACGTGTACCAGGCCGAGCGCCGGGTGCCCGTCACCTACGCCCGCGCCCGTGGCGGTGCAGCCGGTCAGGCGCGCGGCGCCGGTCAGGCCACCTGGTTGCCGATCAAGGTCAACCAGGCGGGCGTGATTCCGGTCATCTTTGCCAGCGCCATGCTGATTATCCCCAACCTGATTGCCAGCGCCACGGCGGAGCGTGCGCCTCAGGTCAATGCGTTTATCCAGACGTACCTGACTTTTGGACAGCCCGGCTATATCGCGCTGGAAGCCCTGCTGATTTTCGGCTTCACGTACCTGTACAACAGCGTGCAGTTTGACCCCAAACGCATTGCCGAACAGCTGCGCGAAGCAGGCGGGTTCATTCCGGGCGTTCGTCCGGGGACGCCTACCGCCGAATTTCTGGGCACCATCAGCAGCCGCCTGAGCCTGTGGGGCGCCATCTTCCTGGTGGTGCTGACGGTGCTGCCGCAGCTGGTGCAGAGTGCCACGAACATCACGACCTTCCAGTTCAGTGGCACGGGCCTGCTGATCATTGTGGGTGTGGCGCTCGAAACCCTGAAGCAGCTTGAAGCCCAGCTGACCGTGCGCCGCTACGACGGCTTTATTTCGAAAGGCCGCATTCGTGGCCGCATGAACCGCGACAACTGA
- a CDS encoding adenylate kinase: protein MTQSKHNVVIFLGPPGAGKGTQAERLAQDKGLVKISTGDILRDHVVRGTDLGQQVKPILDAGTLVPDEILIALIRDKLADMEHVRVIFDGFPRTTAQAQALDMLLEELGAPVSAVPLLEVPDEVLVGRIVERGRQAAARGEAVRSDDTEEVARRRQQVYREQTQPLIDYYSGRGHLYRVDGVGGLDEVYGRIQTGMK, encoded by the coding sequence GTGACTCAATCCAAACACAACGTCGTTATCTTCCTGGGGCCGCCCGGCGCGGGCAAAGGCACGCAGGCGGAGCGGCTGGCGCAGGACAAGGGCCTGGTAAAAATCAGCACCGGGGACATTCTGCGCGACCATGTGGTGCGCGGCACCGATCTGGGCCAGCAGGTCAAGCCCATTCTGGACGCCGGTACCCTGGTGCCCGACGAGATTCTGATTGCCCTGATTCGGGACAAGCTCGCCGATATGGAGCATGTGCGCGTGATTTTTGACGGGTTCCCGCGAACCACGGCCCAGGCGCAGGCCCTGGACATGCTGCTGGAAGAATTGGGCGCGCCGGTCAGTGCGGTGCCCCTGCTGGAGGTGCCCGATGAGGTGCTGGTCGGCCGCATCGTGGAGCGGGGCCGGCAGGCAGCGGCGCGCGGCGAGGCAGTGCGCAGCGACGACACCGAGGAGGTCGCCCGCAGGCGCCAGCAGGTTTACCGCGAGCAGACCCAGCCGCTGATTGACTATTACTCTGGGCGCGGGCACCTGTACCGGGTGGACGGCGTGGGCGGCCTGGATGAGGTGTACGGCCGCATTCAGACGGGCATGAAGTAA
- a CDS encoding polysaccharide deacetylase family protein — translation MRRALSLRLLLGLALVLSLSGPVQAKPMVLVFHQVGAGGGASLGIAPDALRRRVETLRRLGYRFVTSSEAARAPAAERVAVIQFDDGFESVYRLAFPVLRELGVPGTTYIIWSRLGQAGSLTPAQVKELRAAGWEVGTHSQSHAALADLSPRGLRRELGPAGGEGPARDPAASPEAGVRCVAYPLNRHDARVRREAQRQGLTCGVAGGPAPLTRTDPMALPAPAITPWDDTLLPMRARWGVDARTPLLVAGVLGPALDGLGRPHPSALPPRTWNLAHHELLGNGLVSAGVRAGGGGLERDTRLAWREGAWSVNLAARRGVGPDGGSYAGLGAALNLGALNLAPVTLAAGLDSGGPLLGGAVALGGYGEVWGRASRVPDGWTWAWGATLIPADYVQVSGAQDRAGAQLGLRAALPWQSGEGRPLRLGGGYRWGEGAGPYAELEYRVGSYSVTAEVSGARRFGVKFVAVW, via the coding sequence TTGCGCCGCGCTCTGTCCCTACGTCTGCTGCTCGGTCTGGCGCTGGTGCTGAGCCTCTCGGGGCCGGTGCAGGCCAAGCCGATGGTGCTTGTGTTTCACCAGGTAGGCGCTGGGGGCGGCGCGTCGCTGGGCATTGCTCCAGATGCGCTGCGGCGCCGTGTCGAAACGCTGCGGCGCCTGGGCTACCGCTTTGTGACCTCCAGTGAAGCGGCCCGCGCGCCCGCAGCTGAACGGGTGGCGGTCATCCAGTTTGACGACGGCTTCGAGAGTGTGTACCGCCTGGCCTTTCCGGTGCTGCGCGAGCTGGGGGTGCCCGGCACGACCTATATCATCTGGTCGCGGCTGGGCCAGGCAGGGAGCCTGACCCCTGCCCAGGTCAAGGAGCTGCGCGCGGCCGGCTGGGAGGTCGGCACCCACTCCCAGTCTCACGCGGCGCTGGCCGACCTTAGCCCGCGTGGCCTGCGGCGCGAGCTGGGGCCCGCTGGTGGGGAAGGGCCGGCCCGTGACCCCGCCGCCTCTCCTGAAGCTGGGGTGCGCTGCGTCGCCTATCCGCTTAACCGCCACGACGCGCGGGTGCGCCGTGAAGCCCAGCGGCAAGGGCTGACCTGCGGGGTGGCGGGTGGCCCAGCGCCCCTGACCCGCACCGACCCGATGGCGCTGCCGGCCCCAGCGATTACTCCCTGGGACGACACCCTGCTGCCCATGCGCGCCCGCTGGGGCGTGGACGCGCGCACGCCTTTGCTGGTGGCCGGGGTGCTGGGGCCGGCCCTGGACGGGCTGGGCCGCCCTCACCCGTCGGCGCTGCCCCCACGCACCTGGAATCTGGCCCACCACGAGCTGCTGGGCAACGGTCTGGTCAGTGCGGGCGTGCGGGCTGGCGGGGGTGGTCTGGAACGCGACACCCGCCTGGCCTGGCGAGAGGGCGCCTGGAGTGTCAATCTGGCTGCGCGCCGGGGGGTTGGGCCGGACGGGGGCAGCTACGCAGGCCTGGGCGCGGCCCTGAACCTGGGAGCGCTGAATCTGGCGCCGGTCACGCTGGCCGCCGGGCTGGATTCGGGCGGGCCGCTGCTGGGCGGGGCCGTGGCGCTGGGAGGCTACGGCGAGGTCTGGGGACGGGCCAGCCGCGTGCCGGACGGCTGGACCTGGGCCTGGGGGGCCACCCTGATTCCCGCCGACTACGTGCAGGTGTCGGGCGCACAGGACCGCGCGGGAGCGCAGCTGGGGCTGCGCGCGGCGCTGCCCTGGCAGAGCGGCGAGGGCCGGCCGCTGCGGCTGGGCGGCGGCTACCGCTGGGGCGAGGGCGCCGGTCCCTATGCCGAGCTGGAATACCGGGTGGGCAGTTACAGCGTGACAGCGGAGGTCAGCGGCGCCCGGCGCTTTGGGGTCAAATTCGTCGCGGTCTGGTAA
- a CDS encoding putative bifunctional diguanylate cyclase/phosphodiesterase has translation MNQPATAQTGETGRAAPALPHAAGTLWTTLGGILLGHTLSLWQGALLPDLVTPLDWLLGGATLMIMLGLALLGALGQAGRRTLVSLLIVVNAVFLLGRLSVALFVVATPERVVLDLATLMAWTLTVPMLEASMRTSAAARAAGAGMPLALLVLAVTFALTPQGARAGPVVWFGLAQLCLVCGTVYLSARVTLRLRRALRSTQASNQELARLALTDPLTGLGNRAALDAALEARVETGVPFVTLFLDLDGFKAVNDAHGHAVGDQLLGLVAERLRPLAAGGDLTRVSGDEFVLLLPLWPGADSVAEAAQAAARVVAALGSPFVLRTEPLHLSVSVGVSRFPEDGADGRALLLRADQAMYRVKRRGRGGLHLAGDTEEHPGLLPGAAPVLERPVLERDLRLALARGELQLAFQPICDLRSGRPLAAEALARWVHPASGSIGPDMFVPLAEACGLSGPLGDWVLRTALAEAARWPAAGLAGLTLCVNVSPGQLTQPGWPEAVGRALAESGLTPGQLQLDLTGDLADSSPALSAQVMALRSLGVRVGLDDFGAGLAALAHLGEVALSDLKIDRAYVRGLEASGGRPPLGQTVLQAVVALAAEHGLTLTAEGVETPAQRAALLALGCQRSQGFLFSPPVDATQLAATLRRLQQTAAGPP, from the coding sequence ATGAATCAACCGGCCACAGCACAGACCGGGGAGACGGGGCGTGCGGCCCCGGCGCTCCCGCACGCGGCGGGCACCCTCTGGACCACCCTGGGCGGCATTCTGCTGGGGCATACGCTCTCCCTGTGGCAAGGGGCGCTGCTGCCGGACCTGGTCACGCCACTGGACTGGCTGCTGGGGGGCGCAACCCTGATGATCATGCTGGGGCTGGCGCTGCTGGGGGCACTGGGCCAGGCAGGGCGCCGAACGCTGGTGTCGCTCCTGATCGTGGTCAACGCCGTCTTTCTGCTGGGGCGGCTGAGCGTGGCCCTCTTTGTGGTGGCGACGCCCGAACGGGTGGTGCTGGACCTGGCCACGCTGATGGCCTGGACCCTGACGGTGCCCATGCTGGAGGCCAGCATGCGGACCAGTGCCGCTGCGCGCGCGGCCGGCGCTGGCATGCCACTGGCGCTGCTGGTGTTGGCGGTCACGTTTGCCCTGACCCCGCAGGGCGCGCGGGCCGGGCCGGTGGTGTGGTTTGGGCTGGCCCAGCTGTGCCTGGTGTGCGGCACGGTGTACCTGTCGGCGCGCGTGACGCTCCGGCTGCGCCGGGCGCTGCGGTCCACACAGGCCAGCAATCAGGAACTGGCGCGCCTGGCCCTGACAGACCCGCTGACGGGCCTGGGCAACCGCGCGGCGCTGGACGCTGCCCTAGAGGCCAGGGTCGAGACAGGCGTGCCGTTCGTGACCCTGTTTCTGGACCTCGACGGATTCAAAGCCGTTAACGACGCGCATGGCCACGCGGTCGGCGACCAGTTACTCGGGCTGGTGGCTGAGCGCCTGCGGCCCCTGGCAGCGGGCGGCGACCTGACGCGCGTCAGTGGGGACGAATTCGTGCTGCTGCTGCCCCTGTGGCCAGGCGCCGACTCGGTGGCCGAGGCCGCGCAGGCAGCCGCGCGCGTGGTGGCGGCGCTGGGCAGTCCCTTTGTCCTGCGCACGGAGCCGCTGCACCTGAGTGTCAGTGTGGGGGTCAGCCGCTTTCCCGAGGACGGGGCCGATGGCCGGGCGCTGCTACTGCGCGCTGACCAGGCCATGTATCGCGTCAAGCGCCGGGGCCGGGGGGGCCTGCATCTGGCGGGCGACACCGAGGAGCATCCGGGCCTGTTGCCGGGCGCCGCACCCGTGCTGGAGCGCCCGGTCCTGGAGCGTGACCTGCGGCTGGCCCTGGCGCGGGGTGAACTGCAGCTGGCCTTTCAGCCCATCTGTGACCTGCGCAGTGGCCGTCCCCTGGCGGCCGAGGCGCTGGCGCGCTGGGTGCATCCAGCGTCCGGGTCAATTGGGCCGGACATGTTTGTGCCGCTGGCCGAAGCCTGTGGGCTGTCCGGGCCTCTGGGAGACTGGGTCCTGCGCACCGCCCTGGCCGAAGCGGCGCGCTGGCCCGCAGCGGGGCTTGCGGGCCTGACCCTGTGCGTCAATGTGTCGCCAGGCCAGCTGACGCAACCGGGGTGGCCCGAGGCTGTAGGCCGCGCCCTGGCCGAGTCAGGCCTGACGCCGGGCCAGCTTCAGCTGGACCTCACAGGGGATCTGGCTGATTCCAGCCCCGCCCTAAGTGCGCAGGTCATGGCGCTGCGCAGCCTGGGCGTCCGGGTTGGTCTTGACGATTTTGGGGCTGGGCTGGCCGCGCTGGCCCACCTGGGCGAAGTGGCCCTGAGTGACCTCAAGATTGACCGGGCCTATGTACGGGGGTTAGAGGCGTCGGGCGGACGGCCCCCGCTCGGGCAAACGGTGCTGCAAGCGGTCGTGGCACTGGCCGCTGAGCATGGCCTGACCCTGACCGCCGAGGGCGTCGAGACCCCGGCGCAGCGCGCCGCTCTCCTGGCGCTGGGCTGCCAGCGCAGCCAGGGGTTTCTCTTCTCGCCGCCGGTGGATGCCACGCAGCTGGCGGCGACCCTCAGGCGCTTGCAGCAAACGGCGGCCGGGCCACCCTGA
- the infA gene encoding translation initiation factor IF-1 yields the protein MPEQREKRKKEESDTVRAEGVVEEALPNTTFRVKLDTGHDILAYISGKMRIHYIRILPGDRVVLEISPYDTTRGRIVYRK from the coding sequence ATGCCGGAACAGCGGGAAAAGCGTAAGAAAGAAGAGTCCGATACCGTGCGGGCTGAGGGCGTGGTGGAAGAGGCGCTGCCGAACACCACGTTCCGCGTGAAGCTGGATACGGGACACGACATTCTGGCTTACATTAGCGGCAAGATGAGGATTCACTACATCCGCATTCTGCCGGGCGACCGTGTGGTTCTGGAAATCAGTCCCTACGACACGACGCGTGGGCGCATCGTCTACCGCAAGTAA
- the rpmJ gene encoding 50S ribosomal protein L36, with protein MKVRSSVKKMCDNCKVIRRHGRVLVICSNVKHKQRQG; from the coding sequence ATGAAAGTTCGCAGCAGTGTCAAAAAGATGTGCGACAACTGCAAAGTGATCCGCCGCCATGGGCGCGTGCTGGTCATTTGCTCTAACGTCAAGCACAAGCAGAGGCAGGGTTAA
- the rpsM gene encoding 30S ribosomal protein S13 — MARIAGVDLPREKRIEIGLTYIYGIGLTRSKEILARTGINPDTRVKALTEAEQSTLREAVEKTYKVEGDLRSEVGQNIKRLMDIGAYRGLRHRRGLPVRGQRTKTNARTRKGPRKTVAGKKKATRK, encoded by the coding sequence ATGGCGCGTATTGCTGGCGTTGACCTGCCGCGCGAAAAGCGCATTGAAATTGGCCTGACCTACATCTACGGCATCGGCCTGACCCGCAGCAAGGAAATTCTCGCCCGGACCGGTATTAACCCCGACACCCGCGTGAAGGCCCTGACTGAAGCCGAGCAGAGCACCCTGCGCGAAGCCGTCGAGAAGACCTACAAGGTCGAAGGCGACCTGCGCAGCGAAGTCGGCCAGAACATCAAGCGCTTGATGGACATTGGCGCTTACCGTGGCCTGCGTCACCGCCGCGGCCTGCCCGTGCGCGGCCAGCGCACCAAGACGAACGCCCGCACCCGTAAGGGCCCGCGCAAGACCGTCGCCGGCAAGAAAAAGGCCACGAGGAAGTAA
- the rpsK gene encoding 30S ribosomal protein S11, with product MAKSTKGKTPRRARRNISAGRAYVHASYNNTIVTITDLDGNSVAWSSGGTIGYKGSKKGTPYAAQLAAADAVKKAQQTFGMNIVDVIVRGSGSGREQAIRAIQASGIEVKSIMDDTPVPHNGCRPKKKFRA from the coding sequence ATGGCGAAGAGCACCAAAGGCAAGACCCCGCGCCGCGCCCGGCGCAACATCAGCGCTGGCCGCGCGTACGTGCACGCCAGCTACAACAACACCATCGTGACCATCACGGATCTGGACGGCAACTCTGTCGCCTGGTCCAGTGGCGGCACGATTGGGTACAAAGGCAGCAAGAAGGGTACGCCCTACGCTGCCCAGCTGGCCGCAGCCGACGCCGTGAAAAAGGCTCAGCAGACGTTCGGCATGAACATCGTGGACGTGATTGTGCGCGGCTCGGGTTCCGGCCGCGAGCAGGCCATCCGCGCCATTCAGGCCTCGGGCATTGAAGTGAAGTCCATCATGGACGACACCCCCGTGCCCCACAACGGCTGCCGCCCCAAGAAGAAGTTCCGCGCCTAA
- the rpsD gene encoding 30S ribosomal protein S4, whose product MGRFRGSITKQSRREGINLAETEKVQKYLDKRPYAPGQHGQRRGRTRPSDYSVRLREKQKLARLYGIGEKQFRNLFEEASNVPGVTGTVFLQLLERRLDNVVFRMGFASTRRQARQFVGHGHIFVNGKKVDIASYRVKIGDEISVSEVSRKIGFIQENMEAQKRRRVSPWVELDAENFKGTFSRLPAREDLALPINENFIIEYYSR is encoded by the coding sequence ATGGGTCGTTTCCGTGGTTCCATTACCAAGCAGAGCCGCCGCGAAGGCATCAACCTCGCGGAGACTGAAAAAGTCCAGAAGTACCTGGACAAGCGTCCCTACGCGCCCGGCCAGCACGGCCAGCGCCGTGGCCGCACCCGTCCCAGCGACTACTCGGTGCGCCTGCGTGAAAAGCAGAAGCTCGCCCGCCTCTACGGCATTGGCGAAAAGCAGTTCCGCAACCTCTTTGAGGAAGCCAGCAACGTCCCCGGCGTGACCGGCACCGTGTTCCTGCAGCTGCTGGAACGCCGCCTGGACAACGTCGTGTTCCGCATGGGCTTTGCCAGCACCCGCCGTCAGGCCCGCCAGTTCGTGGGCCACGGCCACATTTTTGTCAACGGCAAGAAAGTGGACATTGCCAGCTACCGCGTCAAGATTGGCGACGAGATCAGCGTCTCGGAAGTCAGCCGCAAAATCGGCTTTATTCAGGAAAACATGGAAGCGCAAAAGCGCCGCCGCGTGTCCCCCTGGGTGGAACTGGACGCCGAGAACTTCAAGGGCACCTTCTCCCGCCTGCCCGCGCGTGAAGACCTCGCCCTGCCCATCAACGAGAACTTCATCATCGAGTACTACTCGCGCTAA
- a CDS encoding DNA-directed RNA polymerase subunit alpha, producing MDQKRPQLKARVDGDYGEFVLEPLTRGYGVTIGNPIRRILMSSIPGTAVTSVYIEDVLHEFSTIPGVKEDVIQIILNLKELVVKFHASGPKTLTLRAQGEGAVRASAFEVPSDAEIVNPDLVIANLAEDGKLVMEVRVEEGEGYVPADKHATKDRINSIPVDAVFSPVRRVAYHVENTRVGQQTDLDRLILRVWTDGSTGPQDAVDKAVEILRDELTVFGNVETLPPVVPEYQQPVYTPALSAPSVYDLPPATSSVNLNPGDYPAELDTPRVTLEGLGLTTRVLHSLKEEGIDSVDALCALSDRDLKKVPGIGERSLDEIKQQLAQFGLALRD from the coding sequence GTGGATCAAAAGCGCCCTCAACTCAAGGCCCGCGTGGACGGCGACTACGGCGAATTCGTCCTGGAGCCGCTCACGCGCGGTTACGGCGTCACCATCGGGAACCCCATCCGGCGCATCCTGATGTCCTCGATCCCCGGTACGGCTGTCACCAGCGTGTACATCGAGGACGTCTTGCACGAGTTCTCCACCATTCCTGGCGTCAAGGAAGATGTCATTCAGATCATCCTGAACCTCAAGGAACTGGTCGTGAAGTTTCACGCCTCTGGTCCCAAAACCCTGACGCTGCGCGCGCAGGGTGAAGGGGCGGTGCGCGCCAGCGCCTTTGAAGTGCCCAGCGACGCCGAGATTGTCAACCCCGATCTCGTGATTGCCAACCTCGCCGAGGACGGCAAGCTGGTCATGGAAGTGCGCGTGGAAGAAGGCGAAGGCTACGTGCCCGCCGACAAACACGCCACCAAGGACCGCATCAACTCCATTCCGGTGGACGCGGTGTTCTCGCCGGTGCGCCGCGTGGCCTACCACGTGGAAAACACCCGCGTGGGCCAGCAGACCGACCTGGACCGCCTGATTCTGCGCGTCTGGACCGATGGCAGCACCGGGCCCCAGGACGCGGTGGACAAAGCGGTCGAGATTCTGCGTGACGAACTGACCGTGTTCGGCAACGTCGAAACCCTGCCGCCGGTTGTGCCCGAGTACCAGCAGCCGGTCTATACCCCTGCGCTCAGTGCGCCCAGCGTGTATGACCTGCCGCCGGCGACCAGCAGCGTGAACCTGAATCCCGGTGATTACCCCGCCGAGCTGGACACGCCCCGCGTGACCCTCGAAGGGCTGGGCCTGACCACCCGCGTGCTGCACTCTCTGAAGGAAGAAGGCATCGACAGCGTGGACGCCCTGTGCGCGCTGAGTGACCGCGACCTGAAGAAAGTGCCGGGCATTGGTGAGCGCAGCCTAGACGAAATCAAACAGCAACTTGCCCAGTTCGGCCTCGCTCTGCGCGATTAA
- the rplQ gene encoding 50S ribosomal protein L17 produces the protein MRHGKAGRKLNRNSSARTALARAQATALLREGRIQTTLTKAKELRPYVEKLITTAKGGDLHARRLVARDIQDNAVVRKVMDEVAPKYADRPGGYTRILRVGTRRGDGVTMALIELV, from the coding sequence ATGCGTCACGGTAAAGCCGGTCGCAAGCTCAACCGCAACAGTAGTGCCCGCACCGCCCTGGCCCGTGCCCAGGCGACGGCGCTGCTGCGCGAGGGCCGCATTCAGACGACCCTGACTAAGGCCAAAGAGCTGCGCCCCTATGTTGAGAAACTCATCACCACTGCCAAGGGCGGCGACCTGCACGCCCGCCGTCTGGTGGCCCGCGACATCCAAGACAACGCCGTGGTGCGCAAAGTCATGGATGAAGTGGCCCCCAAGTACGCTGACCGTCCCGGTGGCTACACCCGCATCCTGCGCGTGGGCACCCGCCGCGGCGACGGCGTGACGATGGCCCTGATCGAACTCGTCTAA
- a CDS encoding GGDEF domain-containing protein: MHVPRLPRGPFDPAELSLRERRLFTRLILPGGALALAVPLWLHAQTPYLCIYDQQLLPVMMVALLLLGLLSWTRLPLFWIEIAMVAVLNSFIVSRLGYMLAVPTLHDRAALLSPTLPWTLVTLLLNAWVFPGSLAVRLNFALLCSLVLCMLAWWPAEATSEQPYLISALVQLVLAVLAVLAAQVVVNRHTSLVSRLTRQALQEAHTDALTGLPNRRALLHALDGLTRPMTMVGPRLAAALVDVDHFKRVNDEHGHPRGDEVLRALAVHLRAQQPAGGVVGRYGGEEFLCLLMVPDEAAALEFCERLRSRMTREPLAGLPITVSVGLAVVGAPVHVPTLLDAADEALYQAKHAGRNRVHLAGSVQSRAADLPFLTSS, translated from the coding sequence ATGCACGTGCCCCGGCTGCCGCGTGGCCCCTTTGACCCGGCAGAGCTGTCTCTCAGAGAGCGCCGACTGTTTACCCGCCTGATTTTGCCGGGCGGCGCCTTGGCTTTGGCCGTGCCCCTCTGGCTGCATGCCCAGACCCCTTACCTGTGTATCTACGATCAGCAGCTGCTGCCAGTCATGATGGTCGCGCTGCTCCTACTGGGTCTGCTGAGCTGGACGCGGCTGCCCCTGTTTTGGATAGAAATTGCAATGGTGGCGGTGCTGAACAGCTTTATCGTCTCGCGTCTGGGCTATATGCTGGCGGTGCCGACGCTGCATGACCGCGCCGCGCTGCTGTCCCCCACCTTGCCCTGGACCCTGGTGACGCTGCTGCTGAATGCCTGGGTGTTTCCGGGTTCATTGGCGGTGCGCCTGAACTTTGCCCTGCTGTGCAGCCTGGTGCTCTGCATGCTGGCTTGGTGGCCCGCCGAGGCCACTTCAGAGCAGCCGTATCTGATTAGCGCCCTGGTGCAACTGGTGCTGGCGGTGCTGGCCGTGCTGGCGGCGCAGGTGGTGGTCAACCGTCACACCTCGCTGGTCAGCCGCCTGACCCGGCAGGCCCTGCAAGAAGCGCACACCGACGCCCTGACTGGCCTGCCCAACCGCCGCGCGCTGCTGCACGCCCTGGACGGGCTGACCCGTCCGATGACGATGGTGGGGCCGCGGCTGGCGGCGGCGCTGGTGGATGTGGACCATTTCAAGCGCGTCAACGACGAACACGGCCACCCACGAGGCGACGAGGTGCTGCGCGCCCTGGCTGTGCATCTGCGTGCCCAGCAGCCGGCCGGCGGCGTGGTGGGGCGCTACGGCGGCGAGGAGTTTCTGTGTCTGCTGATGGTGCCCGACGAAGCGGCGGCCCTGGAATTCTGCGAGCGCCTGCGCAGCCGCATGACCCGTGAGCCGCTGGCCGGACTGCCCATCACGGTCAGCGTGGGCCTGGCGGTGGTAGGTGCGCCGGTGCATGTGCCGACGCTGCTGGACGCGGCCGACGAGGCGCTGTATCAGGCCAAGCATGCTGGGCGTAACCGCGTGCATCTGGCCGGGTCTGTGCAGAGCCGCGCGGCCGATCTGCCTTTTTTGACCAGCAGCTAA